A single region of the Vitis riparia cultivar Riparia Gloire de Montpellier isolate 1030 unplaced genomic scaffold, EGFV_Vit.rip_1.0 scaffold725_pilon_pilon, whole genome shotgun sequence genome encodes:
- the LOC117910366 gene encoding 3-phosphoinositide-dependent protein kinase 2-like isoform X1, which translates to MLAVAGGEGAQMEKDFDSKLRIQSNSSNGGTAGGGGGGGGGGGGGGGAGAVQRSKSFAFRAPQENFTIQDFELGKIYGVGSYSKVVRARKKDTGIVYALKIMDKKFITKENKTAYVKLERIVLDQLDHPGIVRLFFTFQDTFSLYMALESCEGGELFDQITRKGRLSENEARFYAAEVVDALEYIHSLGLIHRDIKPENLLLTADGHIKIADFGSVKPMQDSLITVLPNAASDDKACTFVGTAAYVPPEVLNSSPATFGNDLWALGCTLYQMLSGTSPFKDASEWLIFQRIIARDIRFPNYFSDEARDLIDRLLDTEPSRRPGAGRDGYASLKMHPFFNGVDWKNLRSQTPPKLAMEAMAHSSEGDDGQDSWNPAHIGDGSARQNDGNSGATSSSEAPGSVTRLASIDSFDSKWQQFLEQGESVLMISMVKKIQKLTNKKVQLILTNKPKLIYVDPAKLMVKGNIIWSDNPNDLSIQVTSPSHFKICTPKKVMSFEDSKQRAWQWKKAIEGLQNR; encoded by the exons ATGTTGGCTGTGGCTGGGGGAGAAGGAGCGCAGATGGAGAAAGATTTCGATTCCAAGCTTAGGATTCAGAGCAATTCCTCTAATGGTGGCACTGCTGGTGGCGGCGGCGGGGGTGGAGGTggagggggtgggggtgggggtgcgGGTGCGGTTCAGAGATCTAAGAGCTTTGCGTTTAGGGCTCCCCAGGAGAATTTTACTATTCAGGATTTCGAATTGGGGAAGATCTACGGCGTCGGGTCCTATTCCAAG gttgtgagggCAAGGAAGAAGGACACTGGAATTGTGTACGCTTTGAAAATCATGGACAAAAAGTTCatcacaaaagaaaataaaacagcTTATGTGAAGTTAGAACGCATTGTGCTTGATCAATTGGATCACCCTGGCATTGTGcgattattttttacatttcaaGATACCTTTTCTCTGT ATATGGCACTTGAATCATGTGAAGGTGGAGAACTGTTTGATCAAATAACCAGG AAAGGTCGTTTGTCAGAGAATGAAGCTCGCTTCTATGCAGCTGAAGTTGTAGATGCTCTTGAATATATTCATAGTCTAGGATTGATACACCGGGATATTAAG CCGGAGAACTTGCTACTTACTGCAGATGGACATATCAAAATTGCTGATTTTGGGAGTGTAAAGCCTATGCAGGATAGTCTAATTACCGTCCTTCCCAATGCAGCATCAG ATGATAAGGCTTGTACATTTGTGGGAACTGCTGCTTATGTCCCTCCAGAAGTTCTCAATTCTTCTCCTGCAACGTTTGG AAACGATCTTTGGGCACTTGGCTGCACTTTGTACCAGATGCTTTCTGGAACTTCTCCTTTTAAAGATGCAAGTGAATGGCTTATTTTCCAAAGAATTATAGCGAGAGATATCCGATTTCCAAATTACTTTTCCGATGAAGCTCGAGATCTCATTGACCGGCTATTG GATACAGAACCCAGCAGAAGACCAGGTGCTGGACGTGATGGTTATGCTTCACTCAAGATGCATCCTTTCTTCAATGGAGTTGACTGGAAGAATTTACGCTCACAAACCCCTCCTAAACTTGCAATGGAAGCGATG GCTCATTCAAGTGAAGGAGATGATGGTCAGGATTCATGGAACCCTGCACACATTGGGGATGGCTCGGCAAGACAAAATGATGGGAATAGTGGTGCCACATCATCTTCTGAAGCACCTGGTTCTGTAACTAGGCTTGCTTCAATAGATTCCTTTGATTCAAAATG GCAACAATTTTTAGAGCAGGGGGAATCAGTTCTTATGATTTCCATGgtgaagaaaatacaaaaactaACAAACAAGAAGGTGCAGCTTATACTCACCAACAAGCCAAAACTGATCTATGTTGACCCTGCGAAGCTGATGGTAAAGGGAAATATAATCTGGTCTGACAACCCTAATGACCTCAGCATCCAAGTCACAAGTCCTTCACATTTCAAGATTTGCACG CCAAAGAAGGTTATGTCATTTGAGGATTCAAAACAAAGAGCATGGCAGTGGAAAAAGGCAATAGAGGGGCTTCAAAATCGATGA
- the LOC117910359 gene encoding glucosamine inositolphosphorylceramide transferase 1-like isoform X2, producing the protein MRSIILGDTLFLFYETKNSITMQGDIGVSKSDDEGATWQHLGVALDEEWHLSYPYVFEYLGKIYMMPECSGKGELRIYRALNFPLQWTLEKIIIKKHLVDSVIINHDGKYWIFGSDHTGFGAKKNGQMEIWYSSSPFGPWKPHKKNPIFNTDKSSGARNGGRPFVYNGNLYRMGQDSGETYGRRVRAFKVEVLTQDEFKEVEVSLGIDESNKGRNAWNGARYHHLDVQQLSYGKWIGVMDGDRVPSGDPAHRFILGCASVVVVVAVVILLGSLVGAVKCIIPLNWCPHNSGKRSDVFLTWERSNLMSSKLRQLCSRLNRAPLFLRGMVKPNSIIGRLVISFIFAVGAVLVCIAVKYIYGGNGAEDAYPLKGHYSQFTLLTMTYEARLWNLKMYVKHYSRCSSVEEIVVVWNKGAPPEPSELDSAVPVRIRVEEKNSLNNRFKIDPLIKNRAVLELDDDIMMSCDDIERGFRVWREHPDRIVGFYPRLVEGSVLKYDGEQYARKLKGYNMILTGAAFIDAQLAFERYWSKEAKAGRKVVDKYFNCEDLLLNYLYANASSSRTVEYVRPTWVIDTSKFSGVAISRNTQLHYRIRSECLLKFSEMYGGLGKQKWEFNGRENRRDF; encoded by the exons ATGCGATCAATCATTTTG GGAGACACACTTTTCCTATTCTATGAAACAAAGAATTCGATCACAATGCAAGGAGATATTGGGGTCTCAAAAAGTGACGATGAGGGTGCAACATGGCAACATTTGGGTGTTGCCTTGGATGAGGAATGGCATCTTTCGTATCCATATGTCTTTGAGTACCTTGGCAAA ATATACATGATGCCTGAGTGCAGTGGTAAAGGGGAGCTCCGCATCTATCGAGCACTTAACTTTCCCTTGCAATGGACACtggagaaaattattattaaaaaacaccTAGTTGATTCTGTTATTATTAATCATGATGGGAAATATTGGATTTTTGGTTCTGATCACACTGGTTTTGGTGCCAAGAAGAACGGACAGATGGAAATCTGGTATAGTAGCTCGCCATTTGGTCCCTGGAAGCCACACAAGAAGAACCCTATTTTTAACACTGACAAGAGTTCTGGTGCTCGGAATGGAGGCAGGCCATTTGTGTACAATGGAAACCTTTATCGCATGGGTCAAGACTCCGGTGAAACATATGGACGGCGAGTCCGTGCTTTCAAAGTGGAAGTCCTTACCCAGGATGAGTTCAAAGAAGTTGAAGTTTCCCTGGGCATAGACGAGTCAAATAAGGGTCGAAACGCTTGGAACGGTGCTCGCTACCATCACCTTGATGTGCAACAACTAAGTTATGGCAAGTGGATTGGTGTCATGGATGGAGATCGGGTACCCTCAGGAGACCCAGCTCATCGTTTTATTCTTGGCTGTGCCTCAGTTGTGGTTGTTGTCGCAGTTGTTATACTGTTGGGGTCTCTGGTTGGAGCCGTGAAATGTATTATCCCCCTCAACTGGTGCCCACACAATTCAGGAAAGAGAAGCGATGTTTTCCTGACATGGGAACGGTCCAATTTGATGTCTTCTAAGCTTCGACAGCTCTGCAGTCGCTTGAATAGAGCACCTTTATTCCTCCGAGGCATGGTAAAACCCAACTCCATCATCGGAAGATTGGTAATCTCTTTCATATTTGCAGTTGGAGCTGTACTAGTCTGCATTGCCGTGAAGTACATCTATGGAGGCAATGGTGCTGAAGACGCTTATCCATTGAAAGGACACTATTCTCAGTTCACACTATTGACGATGACCTACGAAGCCCGGCTctggaatttgaaaatgtacGTGAAGCATTACTCAAGATGCTCTTCAGTAGAGGAGATTGTAGTGGTGTGGAACAAAGGGGCGCCTCCAGAACCGAGTGAATTGGACTCGGCAGTGCCGGTGAGGATCAGAGTGGAGGAAAAGAACTCACTCAACAACAGGTTCAAGATCGATCCTCTGATAAAGAACCGAGCTGTTCTAGAGCTTGACGATGATATCATGATGAGCTGCGATGATATAGAACGGGGATTCCGGGTATGGCGAGAGCACCCAGATAGGATTGTGGGATTCTACCCACGTCTTGTAGAAGGGAGCGTGTTAAAGTACGACGGGGAGCAGTATGCCCGAAAGCTGAAAGGGTATAACATGATCCTGACAGGAGCGGCCTTCATTGATGCCCAACTCGCCTTTGAGAGGTATTGGAGCAAGGAAGCCAAGGCAGGAAGGAAGGTTGTGGACAAGTATTTCAACTGCGAAGACTTGCTTTTGAACTACCTCTATGCAAATGCCAGCTCTTCAAGGACGGTAGAGTATGTGAGACCCACTTGGGTCATCGACACATCCAAGTTCTCAGGCGTTGCCATCAGCCGAAACACTCAACTCCATTACAGAATAAGAAGCGAGTGCCTCTTGAAATTTTCAGAGATGTATGGTGGTTTGGGGAAGCAGAAATGGGAATTCAACGGCCGGGAGAACAGACGGGATTTTTGA
- the LOC117910366 gene encoding 3-phosphoinositide-dependent protein kinase 2-like isoform X2 — MDKKFITKENKTAYVKLERIVLDQLDHPGIVRLFFTFQDTFSLYMALESCEGGELFDQITRKGRLSENEARFYAAEVVDALEYIHSLGLIHRDIKPENLLLTADGHIKIADFGSVKPMQDSLITVLPNAASDDKACTFVGTAAYVPPEVLNSSPATFGNDLWALGCTLYQMLSGTSPFKDASEWLIFQRIIARDIRFPNYFSDEARDLIDRLLDTEPSRRPGAGRDGYASLKMHPFFNGVDWKNLRSQTPPKLAMEAMAHSSEGDDGQDSWNPAHIGDGSARQNDGNSGATSSSEAPGSVTRLASIDSFDSKWQQFLEQGESVLMISMVKKIQKLTNKKVQLILTNKPKLIYVDPAKLMVKGNIIWSDNPNDLSIQVTSPSHFKICTPKKVMSFEDSKQRAWQWKKAIEGLQNR, encoded by the exons ATGGACAAAAAGTTCatcacaaaagaaaataaaacagcTTATGTGAAGTTAGAACGCATTGTGCTTGATCAATTGGATCACCCTGGCATTGTGcgattattttttacatttcaaGATACCTTTTCTCTGT ATATGGCACTTGAATCATGTGAAGGTGGAGAACTGTTTGATCAAATAACCAGG AAAGGTCGTTTGTCAGAGAATGAAGCTCGCTTCTATGCAGCTGAAGTTGTAGATGCTCTTGAATATATTCATAGTCTAGGATTGATACACCGGGATATTAAG CCGGAGAACTTGCTACTTACTGCAGATGGACATATCAAAATTGCTGATTTTGGGAGTGTAAAGCCTATGCAGGATAGTCTAATTACCGTCCTTCCCAATGCAGCATCAG ATGATAAGGCTTGTACATTTGTGGGAACTGCTGCTTATGTCCCTCCAGAAGTTCTCAATTCTTCTCCTGCAACGTTTGG AAACGATCTTTGGGCACTTGGCTGCACTTTGTACCAGATGCTTTCTGGAACTTCTCCTTTTAAAGATGCAAGTGAATGGCTTATTTTCCAAAGAATTATAGCGAGAGATATCCGATTTCCAAATTACTTTTCCGATGAAGCTCGAGATCTCATTGACCGGCTATTG GATACAGAACCCAGCAGAAGACCAGGTGCTGGACGTGATGGTTATGCTTCACTCAAGATGCATCCTTTCTTCAATGGAGTTGACTGGAAGAATTTACGCTCACAAACCCCTCCTAAACTTGCAATGGAAGCGATG GCTCATTCAAGTGAAGGAGATGATGGTCAGGATTCATGGAACCCTGCACACATTGGGGATGGCTCGGCAAGACAAAATGATGGGAATAGTGGTGCCACATCATCTTCTGAAGCACCTGGTTCTGTAACTAGGCTTGCTTCAATAGATTCCTTTGATTCAAAATG GCAACAATTTTTAGAGCAGGGGGAATCAGTTCTTATGATTTCCATGgtgaagaaaatacaaaaactaACAAACAAGAAGGTGCAGCTTATACTCACCAACAAGCCAAAACTGATCTATGTTGACCCTGCGAAGCTGATGGTAAAGGGAAATATAATCTGGTCTGACAACCCTAATGACCTCAGCATCCAAGTCACAAGTCCTTCACATTTCAAGATTTGCACG CCAAAGAAGGTTATGTCATTTGAGGATTCAAAACAAAGAGCATGGCAGTGGAAAAAGGCAATAGAGGGGCTTCAAAATCGATGA
- the LOC117910367 gene encoding bark storage protein A-like gives MASEQAAKCLVIILLSITLLVISVSATPSNKRKSLNTIKEVNRKGPYIGLITVVPPEEDAFFTTGAFEINPHHPFVDLSGRRFRIGKVHGRKVIYVRCGVGMVNAAAATQQMLDLFDIMGIVHFGIAGNANNSMSIGDVTIPKQFADTGIWDWLKPNGILPSDDVAHLDIGSYNVPKGGVNLLGRIGYSYEQFFSETGKPDSAQPLVWAKISQHWLRLAAKLEGMELQQCVNSSNCLPQKPKLVVGLRGSTSNIFVDNAAYRDFLFQTFHVSSVDMESAAVAMTTLSNGFPVIVIRGLSDLAGGQAGHNSIRIFGPLAALNAAKVVVQFIRTLSDDPSQH, from the exons ATGGCTTCAGAGCAAGCTGCAAAATGTTTAGTAATAATACTACTATCAATCACCTTACTGGTTATTTCTGTGTCAGCTACACCatcaaacaagagaaaatcCTTGAACACCATCAAGGAAGTGAACCGTAAGGGGCCATACATAGGTCTCATCACGGTCGTTCCACCTGAAGAGGATGCTTTTTTCACGACAGGGGCTTTTGAGATTAACCCACATCACCCTTTTGTGGATCTTTCAG GGAGGCGATTCAGAATCGGAAAAGTCCATGGGAGGAAAGTCATCTATGTGAGATGTGGAGTTGGGATG GTGAATGCTGCTGCAGCAACACAACAAATGCTGGATCTGTTTGACATAATGGGAATTGTCCATTTTGGTATCGCTGGGAATGCCAACAACTCCATGTCTATAGGAGATGTCACTATCCCCAAACAATTTGCTGATACTGGCATCTGGGATTGGCTG AAACCCAATGGAATATTGCCCTCCGACGATGTTGCTCACTTAGACATTGGGAGTTATAATGTTCCTAAAGGAGGAGTGAATCTCTTGGGACGTATTGGATATAGTTATGAGCAGTTCTTTTCTGAGACGGGAAAGCCTGACTCTGCTCAACCGTTGGTTTGGGCCAAGATAAGCCAGCATTGGCTACGACTCGCTGCTAAATTGGAG GGCATGGAACTGCAACAGTGTGTTAACTCAAGCAACTGCCTCCCACAAAAACCTAAACTAGTAGTTGGGCTTAGGGGGTCAACATCCAACATTTTTGTGGACAATGCAGCTTACAGAGACTTCCTGTTTCAAACTTTTCATGTTTCATCGGTGGATATGGAGAGTGCAGCTGTAGCAATG ACAACCTTGTCAAATGGCTTCCCTGTGATTGTGATCCGAGGACTATCAGACTTGGCTGGGGGACAAGCAGGGCACAACTCAATCCGGATATTTGGGCCCCTTGCAGCTCTCAATGCAGCCAAAGTTGTCGTTCAATTTATTAGGACACTCTCAGATGATCCTTCTCAACACTAA